In Streptomyces sp. NBC_00448, the following are encoded in one genomic region:
- a CDS encoding LacI family DNA-binding transcriptional regulator: MTTSRPGRPRLPTLEDVARSAGVSRATVSRVVNGTRNVDPEIQKVVQEAVAQTGYVPNRAARTLVTRRTDSVALVFSVPEHPADDPFMARVFSDAFFGRIVGGLLTVLRPRGVHPVLMLADSDDVRRELVDNLRQQHIDGVVLVSIAPEDPLPLLLTEAGLPTVLFARPTTRVPISFVDIAQQAGVKLAVEHLVSLGRTRIATIAGPYDSPAGRDRLAGFRDAMAEHGHPYAPDIEGDFTQEGGEAAMRALLSEHPDTDGVFVANDLMAQGALLALRELGRRVPEDIAVVGFDDSSAATASRPLLTTVRQPVEDMAAEMARLLLALIDDPAQQLRSVIFKTTLVRRHSA; encoded by the coding sequence GACGGTGTCCCGGGTGGTCAACGGCACGCGGAACGTCGACCCGGAGATCCAGAAGGTGGTCCAGGAGGCGGTGGCCCAGACCGGCTACGTGCCGAACCGGGCGGCCCGCACCCTGGTGACCCGTCGCACCGACTCGGTCGCGCTGGTCTTCTCGGTGCCCGAGCACCCGGCCGACGACCCTTTCATGGCACGGGTGTTCAGCGACGCGTTCTTCGGCCGGATCGTCGGCGGCCTGCTGACGGTGCTGCGGCCGCGGGGCGTGCACCCGGTGCTGATGCTCGCCGACTCCGACGACGTGCGGCGCGAACTCGTCGACAACCTCCGCCAGCAGCACATCGACGGCGTGGTGCTGGTGTCGATAGCGCCCGAGGACCCGCTGCCGCTCCTGCTCACCGAGGCGGGGCTGCCGACGGTGCTGTTCGCCCGCCCCACCACCCGGGTGCCGATCAGCTTCGTGGACATCGCGCAGCAGGCGGGCGTCAAACTGGCCGTCGAGCACCTGGTGTCCCTGGGCCGCACCCGGATCGCCACCATCGCCGGCCCGTACGACTCACCGGCCGGCCGGGACCGGCTGGCCGGGTTCCGCGACGCGATGGCCGAGCACGGCCACCCGTACGCGCCCGACATCGAGGGCGACTTCACGCAGGAGGGCGGCGAGGCGGCGATGCGCGCGCTGCTGTCCGAACACCCCGACACCGACGGTGTGTTCGTCGCCAACGACCTGATGGCGCAGGGCGCGCTGCTCGCGCTGCGCGAGCTGGGCCGCCGGGTGCCGGAGGACATCGCCGTCGTCGGCTTCGACGACAGCAGCGCGGCGACCGCCTCCCGCCCGCTGCTGACCACCGTGCGGCAGCCGGTGGAGGACATGGCCGCGGAGATGGCCCGGTTGCTGCTCGCACTGATCGACGACCCGGCCCAGCAGCTCCGTTCGGTGATCTTCAAGACCACCCTGGTCCGCCGCCACTCCGCCTGA
- a CDS encoding 4'-phosphopantetheinyl transferase family protein yields the protein MIEHLLPAAVRTRAAYGDELDRVPLHPEEEPAVARAVPKRRAEHAAGRACAREALAALGLPAGPIPRDNADRGAPVWPKGVVGSITHCEGYRAAAVARAADILALGIDAEPDGPLPDGVLDVIHSTPEERAALAELTAAKPEMHWGRLLFSAKETVYKAWYPYHHRMLGFEEAELLLAHDQSASGPARGTFTARVLVPGPLLADGVGPALFTGRWIAHAGLVATVIAIPAPSES from the coding sequence ATGATCGAGCACCTGCTCCCCGCCGCGGTCCGCACCCGGGCCGCCTACGGCGACGAACTCGACCGCGTCCCGCTCCACCCCGAGGAGGAGCCCGCCGTCGCCCGGGCCGTGCCCAAACGCCGGGCCGAACACGCCGCCGGGCGCGCCTGCGCGCGGGAGGCGCTCGCCGCGCTCGGCCTGCCCGCCGGCCCGATCCCGCGCGACAACGCCGACCGCGGCGCCCCCGTCTGGCCCAAGGGCGTCGTCGGCAGCATCACGCACTGCGAGGGATACCGGGCCGCCGCCGTGGCCCGCGCCGCCGACATCCTCGCGCTCGGCATCGACGCCGAGCCCGACGGCCCGCTGCCCGACGGTGTCCTCGACGTCATCCACTCCACCCCCGAAGAGCGCGCGGCGCTCGCGGAGTTGACCGCCGCGAAGCCCGAAATGCACTGGGGGCGGCTGCTGTTCAGCGCCAAGGAGACCGTCTACAAGGCGTGGTACCCGTACCACCACCGCATGCTCGGCTTCGAGGAGGCCGAACTCCTGCTGGCCCACGACCAGTCCGCGTCCGGTCCGGCCCGCGGCACCTTCACCGCCCGTGTTCTCGTGCCCGGCCCGCTCCTCGCCGACGGGGTCGGCCCGGCCCTCTTCACCGGCCGCTGGATCGCCCACGCCGGCCTCGTCGCCACCGTCATCGCGATCCCGGCCCCCTCGGAGAGCTGA